In Oncorhynchus clarkii lewisi isolate Uvic-CL-2024 chromosome 2, UVic_Ocla_1.0, whole genome shotgun sequence, one DNA window encodes the following:
- the LOC139380578 gene encoding RNA-binding protein MEX3A-like gives MPSLLVLAGIMEKNGGYGGDLAGSGYGSEGLLVPPDEEEDDSRALRVALGQLSLLGLGEGEDGGGAPGTGVQDRSNNNNNHHNHTNNIGVGIGDTGLLQGKNKLCVLYEGSSSETKGRGCNITECVPVPSSEHVAEIVGRQGCKIKALRAKTNTYIKTPVRGEEPVFLITGRKEDVALARREIISAAEHFSMLRASRNKLGVSFSGSPPAPLPGQTTIQVRVPYRVVGLVVGPKGSTIKRIQQQTCTYIVTPSRDRDPVFEITGSPSNAERAREEIEAHIAFRTGGLHDHNNENDCLGPDGGSPVGSGGLESRLQQVWGLQGGQRKPLTSSFRQNFSDAMVGGEGGGVIYSKGNFNSPGEKPCSYFGSEGTQSWGDPDYPKQVAFYAQQRSKSFGGLPLPLTRLSPGLPDPCGGNNGNSSGTNITILSGSPHAQARRAHSEPTSGAGFPGRLPVPDSPPAILRDCMTCFESKVTAALVPCGHNLFCMECAIRICELNHPECPVCHTLVSQAIRIFS, from the exons GACTCCCGTGCCCTGAGGGTCGCGCTGGGCCAGCTGTCTCTACTGGGGCTTGGTGAAGGCGAGGACGGTGGTGGGGCTCCTGGAACGGGAGTACAGGATCGgagtaacaataacaataaccatCACAACCATACCAATAATATTGGCGTAGGCATTGGTGACACAGGGCTTTTGCAAGGGAAGAACAAGTTATGTGTCCTGTACGAGGGTTCTTCAAGTGAGACGAAAGGACGAGGCTGCAACATAACAGAATGCGTCCCCGTGCCCAGCTCAGAACATGTGGCCGAAATAGTGGGGAGACAAG GTTGCAAGATCAAAGCCTTACGGGCCAAGACCAACACCTACATCAAGACCCCCGTGAGGGGTGAGGAGCCTGTGTTTCTCATCACGGGCCGAAAGGAGGATGTGGCACTGGCCCGGCGCGAGATCATCTCTGCCGCCGAGCACTTCTCCATGCTCCGAGCTTCCCGCAACAAGCTGGGTGTGTCCTTCAGCGGTTCCCCGCCTGCGCCCCTGCCGGGCCAGACCACCATCCAGGTGAGGGTGCCCTACCGCGTGGTGGGGCTGGTGGTGGGGCCCAAGGGTTCCACCATCAAACGCATCCAACAGCAAACCTGCACCTACATCGTCACCCCTAGCCGAGACCGTGACCCCGTCTTCGAGATCACGGGATCACCTAGCAACGCCGAGAGGGCCCGTGAGGAGATTGAGGCGCACATCGCATTCCGAACGGGAGGTCTGCATGACCACAACAACGAGAATGACTGCTTGGGGCCGGATGGCGGCAGCCCTGTAGGCTCCGGGGGTCTGGAGAGCCGCCTGCAGCAGGTGTGGGGTCTGCAGGGGGGCCAGCGCAAGCCGTTGACCAGCAGCTTCCGCCAGAACTTCTCAGATGCCATGGTTGGAGGAGAAGGTGGTGGCGTAATCTACAGCAAGGGCAACTTCAACAGCCCTGGAGAGAAGCCCTGTTCCTACTTTGGCTCAGAGGGCACCCAGAGTTGGGGAGACCCAGACTACCCAAAACAGGTGGCCTTCTATGCCCAGCAGCGCTCCAAGAGCTTTGGAggcctgcccctgcccctgaccAGACTCTCTCCAGGCCTTCCTGACCCCTGTGGAGGGAACAACGGCAACTCCTCGGGCACCAACATCACTATTCTGTCTGGCTCTCCTCATGCCCAGGCCCGCCGTGCCCACAGCGAGCCAACCTCGGGCGCGGGGTTCCCTGGACGCCTCCCTGTACCGGACTCGCCACCAGCCATCCTCCGGGACTGCATGACCTGCTTCGAGAGCAAAGTGACGGCCGCCCTGGTGCCCTGCGGCCACAACCTCTTCTGCATGGAGTGTGCCATCCGCATCTGTGAGCTCAACCATCCAGAGTGCCCGGTGTGCCACACCCTGGTCTCTCAGGCTATCCGAATATTCTCCTAA